A segment of the Leclercia adecarboxylata genome:
TGCCAGTGCAGGGGAGGGTGATAAACAATATTTGGTGACAAAACTCACAAAAAGTACGCGTTTAATTTGCGATACGAATTAATTTTCCACACACTCAGTCAGCCAGTGAATCATCAACTGTATTTACAAGTTAGTGACACAATAAAAACACAGCTGAGAACACACTGTTAACGGGGTCTCATAGGGGGAACAAATTGAGCATTTTAGGTTACTTACAAAAGGTTGGCCGCGCCTTAATGGTGCCGGTCGCCACGCTGCCAGCGGCAGCAATACTGATGGGTGTCGGGTACTGGATTGACCCTGTGGGTTGGGGTGGGGACAACGCGTTAGCCGCGTTCTTCATTAAGTCCGGTTCTGCCATTATCGATAACATGTCCGTACTGTTTGCCATTGGTGTGGCTTATGGTATGTCCAAAGATAAAGACGGTGCTGCGGCACTGACCGGTTTCGTGGGCTTCCTTGTGTTGACCACGCTCTGCTCCCCGGCTGCAGTTTCCATGATCCAGAAGATCCCTGCGGACCAGGTTCCGGCAGCCTTCGGTAAGATCAGCAACCAGTTCGTGGGTATCCTGGTGGGTATCATCTCCGCTGAACTGTACAACCGCTTCAGTAGCGTTGAGTTGCCAAAAGCACTCTCCTTCTTCAGCGGTCGTCGTCTGGTGCCGATTCTGACCTCCTTTGTGATGATTGTTGTCGCTTTCATCCTGATGTACATCTGGCCGGTGATCTTCGACGGTCTGGTGAACTTCGGTGAGCACATCCAGAAGCTGGGTTCCGTCGGTGCGGGCGTGTATGCGTTCTTCAACCGTCTGCTGATCCCGGTCGGTCTGCACCACGCCCTGAACTCCGTGTTCTGGTTTGACGTTGCGGGCATTAACGATATCCCTAACTTCCTCGGCGGCGCACAGTCCATCGAAGCAGGTAAAGCGGTTGTGGGTATCACCGGGCGTTATCAGGCGGGCTTCTTCCCGATTATGATGTTCGGTCTGCCGGGTGCGGCGCTGGCTATCTACCACTGCGCGCGTCCAGAGAACAAAGCAAAAGTGCTGGGTATCATGATGGCGGGCGCATTCGCGGCCTTCTTCACCGGTATCACCGAACCGCTGGAATTCTCCTTCATGTTCGTTGCCCCGGTACTGTACGTCATCCACGCCGTGCTGACCGGTATCTCCGTGTTCATCGCCGCAAGCATGCAGTGGATTGCCGGCTTTGGCTTCAGTGCGGGCCTGGTGGATATGGTACTGTCGTCCCGTAACCCACTGGCGGTTCACTGGTACATGCTGATCCTGCAGGGTCTGGCCTTCTTCGTGATCTACTACGTGGTATTCCGCTTCACCATCACCAAATTCAACCTGATGACTCCGGGTCGCGAGCTGGCTGTCGCCGGTAGCGAAGCGGATGGTCAGGACGTGAACGTGAGCGGCACCGCGACGGAAGACGTTTCCGGCCTGGCGCGTCAGTACATCGCGGCAGTCGGCGGTTCAGACAACCTGACCGGTATTGATGCCTGCATCACCCGTCTGCGTCTGAACGTGAAAGACTCTTCTCTGGTTAACGAAGCAATGGCGAAACGCCTGGGTGCGTCTGGCGTGATCCGCCTGAACAAAACCAGCGTTCAGATTATCGTCGGCTTTGTGGCCGAGAAAATCGCCAACGCAATGAAAACCACCGGTCCGGTTGCCGCTGCTGAAGCGACATTTGCGCCAGCCGCTGCGCCTGCTGCGGTTAAGCCACAGGCTGTTGCCAATGCCACCACCATCGCTGCGCTGGTTTCGCCAGTGACCGGGGAAGTGGTTGCTCTGGAGCAGGTGCCTGATGAAGCCTTTGCCAGCAAAGCAGTGGGCGATGGCGTAGCGGTGAAACCAACGGATAAAACCGTGGTCTCTCCGGCAGCCGGTACTATCGTCAAGATCTTTAACACCAACCACGCGTTCTGCCTGGAAACAGAGAAAGGCGCGGAGATCGTTGTCCATATGGGTATCGATACCGTTGCGCTGGGTGGCCAGGGCTTCAAACGCCTGGTTGAAGAGGGTGCCGAAGTGGTTGCCGGTCAGCCGGTTCTGGAAATGGATCTCGACTACCTGAACGCCAATGCCCGCTCCATGATCAGCCCGGTGGTCTGCAGCAATATTGACGACTTCAGCGGCCTTGTGATCAAGGCGCAGGGTCAGGTTGTTGCCGGTCAGACACCACTGTATGAAATTAAAGGCAAATAAGTGCTCCTGAGTCAGCGTTAATGCCTGAGCGGCGGGGATATCCCCGCCGCTTTTTTTTGCAGCAATTGCCCCGATTATTCTCTTCAGAGACCTTTTTTTGCGTAACTAAAGGTTGTCACTACGCCCGGCTTATAAGATCATATGCCGTTATACGTCGTTTACGCTTTGAGGAATCCACGATGAGTGAGGCTGAAGCCCGCCCGAGCAACTTTATCCGTCAGATCATTGATGAAGATCTGGCCACCGGTAAGCACACTACCGTTCACACCCGTTTCCCGCCGGAGCCGAACGGCTACCTGCACATTGGTCATGCGAAATCGATCTGCCTGAACTTCGGCATCGCGCAGGACTACCAGGGTCAATGCAACCTGCGTTTCGATGACACCAACCCGGTGAAAGAAGATATCGAATACGTAGAGTCCATTAAGAACGACGTGCAATGGTTGGGCTTCAACTGGTCTGGCGACATCTGCTACTCCTCTGACTATTTTGATCAGCTGTACGCTTATGCCGTTGAGCTGATCAACAAAGGCCTGGCCTACGTTGACGAGCTTTCCGCTGACGAGATCCGCGAATACCGCGGGTCGCTGACCGCGCCGGGCAAAAACAGCCCATACCGCGATCGCAGCGTAGAAGAGAACCTGGCGCTGTTTGAAAAAATGCGTGCCGGTGGCTTCGAAGAGGGCAAAGCCTGTCTGCGTGCCAAAATCGATATGGCCTCGCCGTTTATCGTGATGCGCGACCCGGTGCTGTACCGCATTAAGTTTGCCGATCACCACCAGACCGGCAGCAAGTGGTGCATCTACCCGATGTATGACTTCACTCACTGCATCAGCGATGCGCTGGAAGGCATTACCCACTCGCTCTGTACCCTGGAGTTCCAGGATAACCGTCGCCTGTATGACTGGGTGCTGGATAACATCTCTATTCCGGTGCATCCGCGTCAGTACGAGTTCTCTCGTCTGAATCTGGAATACACCGTGATGTCCAAGCGTAAGCTGAACCTGCTGGTGACCGACAAGCACGTTGAAGGCTGGGATGACCCGCGTATGCCGACCATTTCCGGTCTGCGTCGTCGTGGCTATACCGCCGCCTCCATCCGTGAGTTCTGCAAACGCATTGGCGTGACCAAGCAGGACAACACCATTGAGATGGCGTCACTGGAATCCTGTATCCGCGAAGATCTGAACGAAAATGCCCCGCGCGCCATGGCGGTTATCGATCCGGTTAAACTGGTTATCGAAAACTATCCGCAGGGCGAAAGCGAGCTGGTGACCATGCCAAATCATCCGAGCAAACCGGAGATGGGCAGCCGTGATGTGCCGTTCAGCGCCGAGATCTGGATCGATCGCGCCGACTTCCGTGAAGAAGCCAACAAGCAGTACAAACGTCTGGTGATGGGCAAAGAGGTGCGTCTGCGTAATGCCTACGTGATCAAAGCCGAACGCGTCGAGAAAGATGCTGAAGGCAATATCACCACCATCTTCTGCACCTACGATGCTGAGACCCTGAGCAAGGATCCGGCCGACGGTCGCAAGGTGAAGGGCGTTATTCACTGGGTGAGCGCGGCACATGCGCTGCCGGTTGAAATCCGCCTGTACGATCGTCTGTTCAGCGTGCCAAATCCGGGTGCCGCAGAGGACTTCCTGGAAGTGATTAACCAGGATTCACTGGTGATCAAGCAGGGCTTTGCCGAGCCGTCCCTGAAAGCTGCCGTTGCTGGTCACGCGTATCAGTTCGAGCGTGAAGGCTACTTCTGCCTCGACAGCCGCTATGCTACTGCCGACAAACTGGTATTTAACCGTACCGTCGGTCTGCGTGATACTTGGGCGAAAGCGGGCGAGTAATCCCTTTCTCCTTTTGAAAAACGCCGCGTATGCGGCGTTTTTTTTGCCTGACCATTATGCCCTTAACCCTTTAAATCTTCGCGTTGCGAATTAATTATATTTTTTAAAACGGTTTACTTTCTCTTCCCTTTCGCAAATTAACCGTCATCGATACCAGATGCGCTGTTTAATTATTATTAATTAAAAATAAATCGCTCATTCTGAATATTATTTTAAATAAATATTCTTCCCCATTGGCTTTGTTACAAACCGCAACCAAATATGTGCGCTTTGTCATAATCCTGACTTTTGATCGCTGAAAAGCATTGATAATTCGCGTCGCGAAAAATAGTCTAAGGACAGGAGATGTAAGCGGGTATTTCCGGTTGCCTCCACTTTTTACTTTTTTGTTTTTCGCCGTTTAAGGCGCTTTTAATACGTCAAAGAGGATTAATTATGCGTACGTTTAGTGGCAAACGTAGTGCGCTTGCGCTGGCTATCGCCGGTGTTACAGCAATGTCAGGCTGGATGGTTTCTCCGAAAGCCCAGGCCGAAGGTTTCATCGATGATTCAACCCTCACGGGCGGTGTCTATTACTGGCAGCGTGAACGTGACCGCAAAGATGTCGATGCAGACAAATATAAAACCAACCTGGCTCATTCCACCTGGAACGCCAACCTTGATTTCCAGTCCGGCTATGCCGCCGATATGTTTGGTCTTGATCTGGCTGCGTTCACTGCTATCGAAATGGCGGAAAACGGCGACAGCGGCCACCCGAACGAAATTGCCTTCTCCTCCAGCAATAAAGCCTATAAAGAGGACTGGTCCGGTGATAAGAGCGGGATCAGCCTGTACAAAGCGGCAGCAAAATTCAAATACGGCCCGGCCTGGGCACGCGGTGGCTGGCTTCAGCCAACCGGTCAAACCCTGCTAGCGCCGCACTGGAGCTTTATGCCGGGTACCTATCAGGGTGCCGAAGCCGGAGCCAACTTTGACTACGGCGATAGCGGTGCGTTGAGTTTCTCTTACATGTGGACCAACGAGTATAAAGCGCCGTGGCACCTCGAGATGGACAAGTTCTATCAGAATGACAGAAAAACCCGCGTCGACTATCTCCACTCCTTCGGCGCGAAGTACGATTTCAAAAATAACCTGATTCTGGAAGCCGCATTTGGCCAGGCTGAAGGCTTCATCGATCAGTACTTTGCCAAAGCCAGCTACAAGCTTGATATCGTGGGCGGCCCGCTCTCCACTACCTATCAGTTCTACGGCACGCGTGATAAAGCCGACAGCGGCACCGTAAACGATATCTACGACGGTACGGCCTGGCTGCAGGCGCTGACGTTGGGCTACAAGGTCGGTCAGGTCGATTTACGTCTGGAAGGAACTTACGTCAAGGCTGAAGGCCAGCAGGGCTACTTCCTGCAGCGTATGACCCCAACCTACGCGTCATCCAACGGTCGTCTGGACGTATGGTGGGATAACCGCTCCGACTTTAACGCCAACGGCGAAAAGGCGGTCTTCTTCGGGGCCATGTATGACCTGAGTAACTTGAACCTGGCGGGCTGGAGCGTCGGCGCGTCTTATGTCTACGCCTGGGATGCGAAACCGGCAGACTGGTTAATCAACAGCGCCGGTCAGCGTGAAGATATCGCCTCCAACAAGATCAAGGAATCTGCCTACAGCCTGGATGCGATCTACACCCTGCAGGATGGGCGCGCAAAAGGGACCATGTTCAAACTGCACTTCACGC
Coding sequences within it:
- the nagE gene encoding N-acetylglucosamine-specific PTS transporter subunit IIBC; translation: MSILGYLQKVGRALMVPVATLPAAAILMGVGYWIDPVGWGGDNALAAFFIKSGSAIIDNMSVLFAIGVAYGMSKDKDGAAALTGFVGFLVLTTLCSPAAVSMIQKIPADQVPAAFGKISNQFVGILVGIISAELYNRFSSVELPKALSFFSGRRLVPILTSFVMIVVAFILMYIWPVIFDGLVNFGEHIQKLGSVGAGVYAFFNRLLIPVGLHHALNSVFWFDVAGINDIPNFLGGAQSIEAGKAVVGITGRYQAGFFPIMMFGLPGAALAIYHCARPENKAKVLGIMMAGAFAAFFTGITEPLEFSFMFVAPVLYVIHAVLTGISVFIAASMQWIAGFGFSAGLVDMVLSSRNPLAVHWYMLILQGLAFFVIYYVVFRFTITKFNLMTPGRELAVAGSEADGQDVNVSGTATEDVSGLARQYIAAVGGSDNLTGIDACITRLRLNVKDSSLVNEAMAKRLGASGVIRLNKTSVQIIVGFVAEKIANAMKTTGPVAAAEATFAPAAAPAAVKPQAVANATTIAALVSPVTGEVVALEQVPDEAFASKAVGDGVAVKPTDKTVVSPAAGTIVKIFNTNHAFCLETEKGAEIVVHMGIDTVALGGQGFKRLVEEGAEVVAGQPVLEMDLDYLNANARSMISPVVCSNIDDFSGLVIKAQGQVVAGQTPLYEIKGK
- the glnS gene encoding glutamine--tRNA ligase; translated protein: MSEAEARPSNFIRQIIDEDLATGKHTTVHTRFPPEPNGYLHIGHAKSICLNFGIAQDYQGQCNLRFDDTNPVKEDIEYVESIKNDVQWLGFNWSGDICYSSDYFDQLYAYAVELINKGLAYVDELSADEIREYRGSLTAPGKNSPYRDRSVEENLALFEKMRAGGFEEGKACLRAKIDMASPFIVMRDPVLYRIKFADHHQTGSKWCIYPMYDFTHCISDALEGITHSLCTLEFQDNRRLYDWVLDNISIPVHPRQYEFSRLNLEYTVMSKRKLNLLVTDKHVEGWDDPRMPTISGLRRRGYTAASIREFCKRIGVTKQDNTIEMASLESCIREDLNENAPRAMAVIDPVKLVIENYPQGESELVTMPNHPSKPEMGSRDVPFSAEIWIDRADFREEANKQYKRLVMGKEVRLRNAYVIKAERVEKDAEGNITTIFCTYDAETLSKDPADGRKVKGVIHWVSAAHALPVEIRLYDRLFSVPNPGAAEDFLEVINQDSLVIKQGFAEPSLKAAVAGHAYQFEREGYFCLDSRYATADKLVFNRTVGLRDTWAKAGE
- the chiP gene encoding chitoporin ChiP; the protein is MRTFSGKRSALALAIAGVTAMSGWMVSPKAQAEGFIDDSTLTGGVYYWQRERDRKDVDADKYKTNLAHSTWNANLDFQSGYAADMFGLDLAAFTAIEMAENGDSGHPNEIAFSSSNKAYKEDWSGDKSGISLYKAAAKFKYGPAWARGGWLQPTGQTLLAPHWSFMPGTYQGAEAGANFDYGDSGALSFSYMWTNEYKAPWHLEMDKFYQNDRKTRVDYLHSFGAKYDFKNNLILEAAFGQAEGFIDQYFAKASYKLDIVGGPLSTTYQFYGTRDKADSGTVNDIYDGTAWLQALTLGYKVGQVDLRLEGTYVKAEGQQGYFLQRMTPTYASSNGRLDVWWDNRSDFNANGEKAVFFGAMYDLSNLNLAGWSVGASYVYAWDAKPADWLINSAGQREDIASNKIKESAYSLDAIYTLQDGRAKGTMFKLHFTQYDNHSDIPSYGGGYGNIFQDERDVKFMVIAPFTIF